GAGATTATGTGACATCTGTCATGACGACGTCACAAGAGCTGTTAGATTTAGGGAAGGAGGTTGATGATGAGCTGCTAGCAGCTTTACTTCTTCAAGGCCTTACCCCAGAGTTTCAACCGATGAGGTTGGCCATAGAGAACAGCAACATTAGTTTAACTACTGGTTATGTGAAAACCAAGCTGTTTCAAATGGAAGATACCTTCGCAGCAGGCTCCAGCGAGAAGCAACTAACATTTGCGCTACTAACAAAGAAGCATAAGGGCAAGAGTGCACCTAAATGGAAGCCCAAAGGAAAGGTCAAATACTTCATTTGTGAAGGACCTCATAAGGCACAGGAATGTCCACAGAATCCGAAAACGAGGAAGGAGGCGCTGCAAGCCTATGCATTTGGTACAGCGATGAATCCTCACGCAGATGACTGGGTCATAGACTCAGGAGCGTCTTCACATATGACGCATCGGAAATCTtggtttaaaaacttaaaagacTCTAAGAAACCCTTGAGAGTGACATGTGCAAATGGTAATGAGGTACTTGGCGAAAGTGAAGGTACGGTAGTTTGTGAATCTATAGATTTAACTATAAACAATGTAACTTATGTCCCTGAATTAGCCTCTAATTTATTGAGTGTGTATACTGTCGCGAAAAAGGGACACGTGCTGGTATTTACTGAAAAAGGGTGTGACATCTTTAAGAGTAATGAATGCGAGATTAGAGGTAAGGCTGTAGTGAAAGGTGTGGAAGAACAAggcatttataaaataaagtgcTGTTCACAGGGTTCTGCGCTTTCATCAACAACTGCAAGTCACCAGCTGATGCAGTGGCATCGGAAGATGGGGCATCTTGGTATAAAAAACCTCAAATGACACTTGAGTGTATACCTTGCATCATGGGAAAACAGACAAAACAACCCTTTATAAAGAGAAATAAAGCGACGCGAAGCACTGAGGTGCTAGGTCTGGTACCTTCAGACGTCTGCGGACCTATGGAGGTTCCTTCAGTCAGCAAGGCCCGAtactttttaacatttattgatGATTTTACTCGAAAaacttttgtatattttctaaaacaaaaGAGTGAAGTGTTTGAAAAATTTATGGAGTTTTAAGAGTTTGCTGAGAATCAAAGCGGGAAGAAACTGAAGATACTTCGCACAGAGACAGCGACAGAGAGAGACAACTACTTGAAAAAGTTCGGGATACAGCATCAACTGACAGTTGACTACACGCCAGAACAAAATGGCGTGGCCAAGCGCGCAAACAGGACGATATGCGAAAAAGCAAGAAGCATGCTGCATGACTCCGGTTTGGCTAAATTTTTTTGGGCAGAAGCAGTCTGTCAGGCCGTTTTCTTAAAAAACAGGTCACAAACGCTAGCGGTGAAGAATATGACACCTGAAGAAAAGTGGTCACGGCGGAAATGTGACCTCAGCACGGTGAAAATCTTCGGGTGTAAAGCATTTATGCATATCCCTaaacaaaaaaggaaaaagtGGGATCCCAAAAGTAAAGAACTGATCTACACAGGCTTCTGTGATAACTCCAAAGCTTATAGATTAGTGAACCCCACTACAGGCGAAATGCATAAGGCAAGAGATGTGGTATTCTTCGAAAATGAAAAACATCATTTGCGTTTGGAAACAGATAAGCATCCGGAGGAGATACTTAATATGTCTGAAGAAAGTGTCAAGGCGACACTCCATCAGAACATCGTTGAACCTGAGAAAAGGCTATCAACGTCACATGAGTGTGATGGAATAGAAATTCCCCTTGGAGTGGAATATGAGGTTAATAAAGTTCAAGGCAGTATACTTAGAGAGGATGTCGAGGTTCCTAGGGTTCAAGACGGAATACCAAGAGAGGATGTCGAAATTCCTAGAGTGGAAGACGTCATTCCTAGAGAGGAAAGACCGGAAAGTGGTATCAATAGTCCTAGAGTTGAACATGAGCCAAACATAGAATCTGATCTGGCCGAGTCCGAAGACTGTGGATCATTTTTAAGTATCGATGAAGAAACTGAGGAGGAACAGGAACGGAGGTACCCCCTTCGAATAAGGAAACCAACTGAGTTCCCGGATCATGTATTGTATCAAGCCATAGAATCGGAACTGGAACCCAGAACGATTCGGGAAGCACTGTTAAGAGATGATAGCAAAGAGTGGAAAGTCGCCATTTAGGAGGAGTTGAATGCGATAAAGAAAAATAAGACATGGGTCTTAGTCAAACGACCAGAGCGATGCAACGTCGTTGATTCAAAGTGGATCTTTAAAATCAGACGAGGGGAGGGAAGAAAAAGGTACAAGGCTCGGCTCGTGGCTAGTGGTTTCAGCCAGAGATATGGCATTGATTATGACGAAACCTTCTCCCCGGTTGTTAGACACAGCTCGCTAAGGACACTTCTAGCATTGGCAGCTGATTATCGCCTTCACATTGACCAGATGGATGTAAAAACGGCATTCCTAAATGGAGACTTATCTGAAACCGTGTATATGAAGCAACCAGAAGGTTTTGAGGAAGGGAGTTCGGACTACGTATGCTTACTCAAACGTTCCCTGTACGGGTTAAAACAAGCCCCTAGAGCATGGAACACGAAACTGAACAATGAGTTGCTACAATTAGGTTTTACGAGGTCTAAGAACGAACCATGCGTTTATTTAAAATCTAGTAACAAAAAGATCATATACTCGCAGTGTATGTGGATGACATCCTTATCTTGTGAAATGATAAAAAGGAGCTGAACTCTGTCAAAACCGATCTCATGAAAAAGTTTGAGATGAAGGATCTTGGTCGTGCAAAATTTATCTTGGGAATTCAGATTACCCAAagtgatattttaataaaaatcgacattaaataaacatttggtATGGTTGACTGCAAGGTCGCATCAACGCCTGCAGTGCCTGGACAAAAGCTTGAAAAGTCAGGAGAAACACACAAAACTGATGAGGACGTACCATATCAGAATCTCATAGGGTCACTTATGTATCTGGCGGTCTGCAGGAGGCCGGACATAGCACATACTGTGACTCATCTAAGCCAATTTAACACGTGCTATACTGACGAGCACTGTATCTCAGCGAAGCGAGTCCTTAGATACCTAAAGGGTACAAAGAGTCAAGGACTCAAGTACAAAAAGACGGACAAGATGAAAGGCCTAGTCGGTTATGCGGATGCTAGCCATGCTACATCCTACGATAGAAAGTCGTTTACTGGTTTGGTCTTCCTATGGAAAGGAGGAGCTGTTTGCTGGGAGAGCAAAAAACAGAAAACGATTTCCCTTTCAACTGCGGAAGCCGAATATGTTGCCATCTCAGAAGCAGCCAGAGaggcaatatttttaaaacgatTTGTTGCCGAGATCACTGGAGAACGAGAAAAGCAGTTAACTATCTTCAGTGATAGCCAGTCGGCAGTTGCCATCGCGCAGAACCCTGTGCACCATCAACGCACAAAGCACATTGATGTGCGCCACCACTATGTGAGAGAAGCGGTTGAGAATGGGCATATCCGTTTAGTGTACTTGGAGACAGAACGAATGGTGGCATTGGTGGCGGACGTACTTACGAAAGCCTTATTGAAGGGTAAGTTTGTGTTGTGTGCAAGAGGCATGGGTATGAAATCTCTAGAGGTATGAAATTAAGGAGGAGTGTTAGAATTGTCAAAAGAGGTGAGGTTTGGCGCCAGAGTACTGGCCGTTTTTTATTACTATGTAATTGCATACTTCTATAAAATGTCATGTAGAGCTATCATGTTTTTGCCTTTTGCTTTTATGGCTTTGATTTTTCTTTTGCTAAATAAAGGGAATATACTATCAATATACTATCAAATCGCGATACCCGTGTGTCCGTCTGTTTCTCCGTCCGTGGCTAACCCATGAGTTACCACTACCTGTACCATGCGACCAAAAcatcgtaagcgccgtaaaattcatgactcacgctccgcttctatattttgatgcaaaaacggcagcaactcatggcgcaaaatactgatTCTCTGTGCCGTTCCCCCGTTTCTATACGTTAGAGCAAGTTagagtaataatagttcaatgggctaataggccaagcaataagaaggtatagtatatgttgaggttgtatttgtatattcgtttttgatatttattttctatgttTAGTTTGTTCCTTTTCTAtaattctatatttaaatattgacgTATATctgttatttatgtttttacgtCAGTTCTTGTTAAATCTCTTTTAATCTGGTGCAATTCAGGCAACTGCTTGTGTTGTTCTTTCACATTTCCACTTATCTAAAACTATCGAAATCCCTCTTCTATAGTATagatagagggaaatgcttggaacacaatttttgactccgtaactttgtttggactagttaggaggtgaacatatcaaaagtccctggCCGTAGCCTTTGAGCCGGGAGAAGAGGGGGGTTTTTCGGTATTTACATATCTTggaaaccatggagactatataaaggagccaaatctctatgtatgaaaagtctccatcaaaaaacagtaattaggcggcgccaccatacaccgaaatactaccaaacacgacctacgtaatttggtcaggttatttgttgccttatatggttcatgttatactcatgtcccagagcctaactagcggcaccggagagattaggaactattatttaaagctgaaagcggtcacttttgcaacaattctgccttaagagattggcatccatATTGGAAACTTTGCATCTTAGCGACATAACTACTTAAACAaaccgaaagctgattaaatttgctacaagtttattttagtcaagtttttcgatatcttgaatagtttttgggatatcctctcttgaaagtttatttagggctgTCAATTTTATCTTGACATTAGTGAAGCTACtatccgcgcgccaattccgtgcattttgaggtcgaggaagtgggaaggtgtgcgccgcgcccgtacgtacaaaataacACTACTCTGttatgacgcccaacattcctaacattcctcagccgtgcacggaattcgcgcgcggacagtactaggccatgtttggtatcgttttcgtataaatcgggagtgccaaatttatttatggtattaCATTGACACCACTctgaagtaaaaacataaaccTTAAACAAatagcttttttttaactcctcttcccgcttaaaccgctgaaccgataaaatttaaatttggtataagtacctacagatAATTTTAGTGCAGacaggacataagatagtttttatctcaaaaatcatcctTTTAAAGTGTGAAATGGAGTGTggggggaattcagcttcttcgcctaCACTGAATTCCTGAAGTTAAaactgtttaagtttaggtttgaagtcatttTTGgtgtcattttcaactaaatcaatcATGTAGACCATctcaaatttcatcgaaatcggttctgcggttattgattccccatacgaacttccaccccactttctataccaaatttcaacgaaatcggttcagcggggTAAGCATCGAggggttaaaaaaaaagtattttttatattgtttttacttcggaatggtgtcaatgtgatactataaatggattcagcacccccgatttatacaaaaacgataccaaacccggcccagcagcttcactgatgtagatatcaagataaaattgaaaGCCCTAAAcaaactttcaagagcggatatttaaaaaaaccggccaagtgcgagtcggactcgcgcacgaagggttccgtatcattatctaaaaaaatccggaaaaaaatcacatttgttgtatggaagcccccttaaacatttattttattctgtttttttgtacctatatttgttgttatagcggcaatagaaatacatcatctgtgaaagttactatcacggttcatgagatacagcctggtgacagacggacagacagacggacgtatCCGACGATCGCTATAGGAAGTATAGGACAAGTAATTGCTTAATTGTATCCTCTTACATTAACAACGAACAGTGtattgagaaataaataaactaaactagcGTATGTTCTGTTCTGGCTATTTCCTCGACTCCTTTTTATCCCTTGCCTACTAATACAGAACATACGCTTTCTGTTCTGGCTATTTCCTCGACTCCTTTTTATCCCTTGCATACTTTCTGCAGACCtggggtcgtagcacggtacgcttatcacacgcttatcaccatgcctgtcacgttctaacaagtatgtgagtgcgaaagtgacggacttagtgataggggaaccatgctgcgcgggcaggtgaTTTATCTGTATCTGTCTCTCTCTATTTCTCTTCTTATATTTATGAGGCATTACGGCCCTCTGCAACATAATAATACTTTACGGTGAAAAATGAAGTAATgataaaatcacaataaattatattaatgtatGCAGCCTAAGCTTCAGTAGATCCAAATCAATTAATAaaagtcaggtattataagcaAGTCAAAAGTTATTAGAGAACAAATACTTACGGATATAATTTTCACGCTCTCTAACGTCTCGCCGCGGAAGGTTTCAGCATCACTCACCGCACCGATGAAACGCGTGCGCGGATACTCACGATGGCAGCGGAACCGTGGCTTGAGAGGAACGCTTACTATTATGTAGTGAAATTTAAGTCGCCAAGTCCTCCTaccagtaaaaattaaaatcgaGGCATCTATCCTGGAATTACCCTATATTTCATTCCACCGATTATATTGTATTACTAGTAGTTACGCCTATTTACGTGGCAATATTTTTATAGCAGTAGTAGTAGGTGACTAGTAGTAGGTGCTACTACTAGTCACTTACCTATGTTATACAATtctataagtattttaaaatacaaaaaaatagaaTGTGCAACTAGAATAATTATGCATGCAAAGGAAATgttaaaaatgtacttaattatggtggaataaaggctattattattttattttattttatttatttttatagcaaaAGGCAAAAACCATTTTAGTAAGCTTTATAATATCTagatagggtagggtagggtacctCCATCTTTGTGAAAATTAATTGTTTCTGTATTTTGTCGGACACCCAGATATTTTATCATTAAAGACACTGAGGGTAGTTTTAATATTTCTAAAGCACACACCCTAAGTTACTGGTAGAAATCTGTCACCTGAAGGAaataatggaaataatttttTAGCGTTTTTATgttacttattaaaataaagaacCAGACAGAATACAGATTTTTAATGCATAATTTAGTCTCGTTTATTGGCGTTTTAACAAACTAATGAATTGGTCGCATAGATTTTGCTTTGCACCTTGGGAAAGGACATTTATACAGTATTCTAGACTTAGTACTGGTAGTTACAAATACTTTCTTCATTTGTTTCAGTAATTCTTGTGCGTGTCCTTTATTCCTTACAACCTTGGTATCCTGAATTTGAGCTAGAATCTTCTGTATTTCAATAGCCATTGTGGTTTTTGGGAGATTTTCTAATTTGCTTGAGTCTAATGCagaggttttttgaaattcggcCTGTTATATAACAACcacataagtaggtaggtatctagaATTTTCAAGTTAAGGGAAGTTTGATAGTAAAGTGTTTCTAATAAGGAGAAGTGCTGTTTCGTAAACGGAAAATGGATTTTCGATTGGGTAAAGCAACTCTGTGGAATTGAGGCTGAATGCGGTCTTCTCCGTGGGCTCCACAACACTGGAAGGAGATTTCATTAGTCAGGTTCGTTATGAAAACTTGCTGAATAAGCGTATGTTTTGATACAAAACAAGCAATAATGCCGTAGGCGTATTATAGCCATAGCAAGAATGTAATTggtttgcatatttttttatagggtAGTGCTCATAATGCCTTATCTTTTTTACTACTGGATGAGAAAAACGTAAATATACAGAcggttttatatatattaatatgttGTTCTGATTTTGGCAAATTTGGAGATAAGCCTAATAGGCGTAACACGGCAGACATGTAgcatgtagtgtaggtacagtACATTGTACAGTGATAACCGAGAGAGAGAGCGAGACCAATTTAGTAATAAAACAAagcgtaggtatattttatcgaaatccgGTGGTTTGTAATATGCAAAATATAtcgtatatttaaataaaaacttttattaaaaaaagataaaccgacttcaaaaaggatgaaataaaatattatccattttagggttccgtgtttaagtatatgcgttaccaactgatatgtttgaagtcgctgccaagccaaattttaaaccatatattcatattaattttgcagtgcaattcgataaagatacatagatatagaagtgtcctacgtgggcgatctcgttgcgaacgcgaacgccttgggccggccgcgccgtgccgcgtcgcttcgcttcgcgttcgcgagtgttcgcctatgtaagacgcagcgtacacgacgacaataaacgaactttctgtatacctcagaacagaacacactgttgaaccttcttggcgcagttcgtaccatgcttgtcggcacgttagtgtaaatctaatacgttttgtcgtcgtatttttttaaagagcattttttagtaattcttgaacagtcatagcacgcaagtgtgggattgggactgagttattttctgtcgcttatccagaggactacatttcaaaatataaaacaattcaaggaaccttcatgcaaaatttcagctaaagcggttcagttgtttagccatgaaaaggtaacaaagaggcagacataattgctttcacgtttataatatttgtacagttgtaatgggatttatagacataaagctgattatttttgactggtattgttactacttggagtacttggcttggcaccgacttcaaacatatcagttggtaacgcatatacttaaacacggaaccctaaaatggataatattttatttcatcctttttgaagtcggtttatcttttttttataaaagtttttatttttccatttttagttttaagacattgttaagagcgtgacgcatgaatgaaaaacataatcatgtttaactgtaaattcgtaaactttattaaataattagaattttcctcgagtccgcctgggaaatcattcctgtcactaaatccattctccgccccgccactgacccaatccctcaaaccccccgatcactcaacctcacagcacatcaacccctgatcactgaacccctcgaccctaaaccaccaacccttcaaccgtcattccccgacccctaaccccagaccccttaactcctaaccctaacccccaatcccttaactcccaacccctcagtccccgacccatcaacttacctcccctcaacccccaacctcaaaccccccaaacactaataccctctaccttcacctctcagtctctttggttgtttccaacactacctacatcaaaaatcataatacacatacgagggaagttatcagtagccttaccacgagtttgacattgatatattcgctatcgtgtgcttAACTtgctgtttatgcatctcgctcgtactggcatattagtgtacaaagtaagttatgaagaatatttagtgtcaaactcgtggttaagCTACaattgcactacatcaaattggtggttttggggaggaaatgcttgagttactttagaaaacaccgaaattaccatacacgtgcctttaaaaatcaaggagttccctcaattcctcacggattccatcatcagatcaaaaccaaaaatattacgaaaacaccttggagagataacttctttcaaacagaaaaagaataactcaaatcggatcatgggtgccggagtaatcgctgaaatcattatcatcaaaacaatcatcatcatcagctccacttcatcaaattggtggttttcgagaaaaaatgctcaagttgcttaagaaaacgaccaaatcaccatacatgtgcctttaaaaattgaggagttccctcaattcctcatggatcccatcatcagaacagcaccagattaatgtgggaccaccttggaggtagttcctttcaaacaaaaaaaaaattgttcaagtcggaccacgggtctcggagtaatcgctgaacatcctacataaaaaaatcatcatcactatcttcaaaacaatcatcatcatcaggtccacttcatcaaattggtcgttttcgagagaaaatgctcaagttgcttatgaaaccacccaaatcaccatacatgtgcctttaaaaattgaggagttccctcaatttctcagggatcccatcatcagatcagaaccagattaatatgggaccaacttgaaagtagctcctttcgaacaaaaaaagaattacgcaaatcggaccacgggtctcggaataatcggtgaacatacataaaaaaaaaaaaaaaaaaatagccacaaccgaatacagaacctcctccttctatgaaattgaagtcggttaaaaagccaCTTACCGCATTAACAAAATGCATTGCAAACAAAACCGTAACGGTAATTAGTAGCATTTGCTTGAAGAAGTGCATCATGCTGTTTGCTTTTAAATTCCGTCCAGCCGCTTGTAACACTTCAATAAAATCTGATTGAAAAGAAAAGgaaatatatgtagttatttcatttttattagttttatttacgaCGTCTTGTTCTTGCGTAAGTGATAATTTTGTACCTAGCTATAATCGCTCACTccacacatttttattataaaatacaataattacaggttattaaaataaaagaactgcTTTAATACGAGTATGtgcattcggtaaaaagatataccaaATCATATATGGtcgggtttcatcgtgtacagtctttagTTTCTGAAATACCGCACGAAACAAGAACACGCAAGTCTTCACAAATAGACGATACCCATGATTATCGAGACGTTAAAGTGCatgctcagatatttttgagcatcttGGCGTTTGTGGCATCCGACATTGGCAAGGTGCGATGTCAGGATATTGGCAAGGTGGAGGTAGAAGTGATGCTGATTGTCATCATGTCATCTTACGGAATGTCCCACATTATTGCTAGCGGCAGCCGTTTGAACTGATTTTTCTCCATAAGATTTAAAGTAGAAAAGCCCACATAAACCGGGTACTACCCGTACCACccgtcattttatttaaaaaaaaagcatcAGAAGtcagttaaatttaataattaatacgcTAACAAACAAAATATGTAGGGAAGGCATAATATTATCAAACTGGCTAACTTCTGCTGGTCCAGTTTTTTTCTTCCCATATAATGAAATGACCCTTGCATGAAACTGAGTCGTTCCGAATTAATAagtattacgcaaaaaacgaaaaaaaatcacgtttgttgtatgagagctccacttaaatattcatctgtttttagtatttgctgacggacagcgaagtcttagtaatagggtcccgtttttaccctttgggtacggaaccctaaaaatacgatATTACTTATGGTGTTTCAGGGACATCTCATTTACTTACTTTTGATAGTGCTAGAGTTCGTATAAGCCAACTTTGCACCTACTTGAATATAcaaaagtgagggagtgtcattatatatgtcatatttttatagaaatttgtcattaatgacattcccacactttgtcattgcaaatgccatgcagagttagcttgggcCAACTCTAATAGTATTtcatacaatcgtgatataatgaaTATTCTAGTtcagttgggagcccatacttacatgaaaagtacccaattacagttaaGCTGCAGTTaagtatacgaaatcttaattcaaccattacagtcgacaagtagaaaatagtacatttcgatgctagtgcggaaagtaagTCATTACTCCAGAAGAACCGACATatctacggctcgtggcaagactcgggactaGTGAagacgacgttttttaatacagttgcgaaaaaataagaaaaacaacaagtaaggaataaaaacaataatcgaatgttgcctttggaaacttagcttgcagttagaaaaaacgcctcttctttgacagtcgtttcggcagctattccttttttatttttgttaggagggaaaaatgcattccgcataccacccgggtgcggggagtgtcccgagtggttatgtgggactcccgtctaggctaatgaggcctcgccgccctattggtggggttacggGAACCCTTACGTACTCatccgcgaccccaccggcggcagcggCCCATGAGCGGCTCCTCcgcgaatgcccgaaggcccttcacgctaggcgcgccagatggtacgacgcgccttcctcctcgacTTTCGTTCTGCATTGTAGTGGACCCCCctgagcccgccacaaggaagccacgggcgccagaaatttccccggcgcccggcgacagatcaggtctatggttctgtcgcaaaaccacaactcggctgcagaagacagggagaacggcacatcgtaacaccgacactcctcttcctctgcagccccaccaacgccgctacagcggaacggccccgccaagttcgcaggggatagggagactGGCGtatcgaaataccatcactcctcttcccctgcgatcccacctcggccgccgaggatagggagaacggcttaccgcaataccgacactcctcttcctcgacggtccaccttcggcgcatcccaagcgggctaaaccagcccacttggagcgtcctcctcgggccagcccgcgcctcaaacaggccggccctggttgccttttcgcgcttcaccgtgggtgaccaagccacggttactaagcccctccaccacgacaaggtgagcaacccgcggggggttCGGCAGCTATtgctacctctaccttccatag
The Cydia strobilella chromosome Z, ilCydStro3.1, whole genome shotgun sequence genome window above contains:
- the LOC134755123 gene encoding uncharacterized protein LOC134755123, with product MVDCKVASTPAVPGQKLEKSGETHKTDEDVPYQNLIGSLMYLAVCRRPDIAHTVTHLSQFNTCYTDEHCISAKRVLRYLKGTKSQGLKYKKTDKMKGLVGYADASHATSYDRKSFTGLVFLWKGGAVCWESKKQKTISLSTAEAEYVAISEAAREAIFLKRFVAEITGEREKQLTIFSDSQSAVAIAQNPVHHQRTKHIDVRHHYVREAVENGHIRLVYLETERMVALVADVLTKALLKGKFVLCARGMGMKSLEV